The Solanum lycopersicum chromosome 2, SLM_r2.1 DNA window CCTTGGATAATTATCCATTTCTTTCTTCTAGTTTTCTTTACTTGTCTAATTTGTTGCCCCCACATATTTGAGTTTGTATAAATTTGTTACCTTCAAATTGTTTGGGAACCCTGTTCTACACAAAAATGAAATAGTTGGTCCAGAAGTTTCTCCACTGAGCTCATACTTCtacaaactcaaattttatCTTGAATCCGTCTTTTAGATAACAGTTGACACATCAATCTGATCATAATTTTGCAACAAAACTTTATTGAGAGCTGTACACAACCTAAAGTCTACTCATATATTACTTGACATATATGaagttttcttttatgattCTACACTTCGAGCAAACCCCCatagaaaaaggaaagaacGTTTTATTGAATCTAAGGTACCAACCAAAGGAGGGACAGAGAAGGGATAATGCAGTGGGAAAACATGAGTTTCCAGAGTCTCAAACCAAAATAGACAGAAGGACAGACATGGACAAAGCTGTATGATAAGTTCAGTTGCTCTAACTCGCCAAGTGCACAAGTAACATGAAATACACAAGAAAGAATGCAAAGAGGAAACACTGTTGAGTCAGTCCCATCACTGGGCTTCATCCACAACTAATAATAACACGGATTAACTAACTTCATAACACAAAAGTGAACTGAACCAGATTACAACAATCTACAAGTAAAACATCTATCACATCATCCATTTACCCCTTTGTTTCTTTCCTaagaattttcttttcaaaatttgtgcGCATGGAACTACTTCCTCATCTGTGTGAAGAGTTGAGAAGGTGGTCTTGCAGTAGCTGAACTCCCACCGAATGCAGGGAAGCCACTACCACCACTTTGTTGGCTGCTAAAAGCTCCAAAACCACCACCTTTCAAAATTTAGCAGAACAGAAAAAATCAAGTCAACAAGCGTATCATTACCATGTTACGTAACCTATATCAAAgattataatatttcaaatcatTTGAGTCACACGGTATCTTGTGTACCATGGATAAAAGAGAGAACAATACTCCTCAGTCACTTTCCAAAAGAAAAACACCGTCAAAACAGTTTCATCATTTTTTCACAAGATTCTTCATAATGAAGAATGGACTCACTTCTCTTTGCTGCTTTAAAACTTCACATTTTACTTATATGTAAATCAAACAGGACTGATTAGGTTGAAGTATAGCAGAGCTACATACCTGAAAAGCCTGAACCACCACCAGTTGGAGCAGCAAATCCACCACCAGCTGCAGCAGCAGCTCCAAATCCACCAGCAGATGTGGCAGCGGCTGCAAATCCACCAGCACCTGTGGCAGCAGCAGCAAATCCACCACTGGGTGCAGCAGAAGCACCGAATCCAACACCACCAGAACTCAGATTGGAAAACCCACCTCCGAAACCACCAGCAGAGCTATTGCTCATAAAACCTCCGCCAAAAGAGCTTGCAGATCCCACACCAGTTCCGGGTATTCCAGCACCAAGCTGCCTTGATTGTCCAAAAGTACCAAGAACTGAACCTAAAGCATGCTGCCCTTGTCCAACCTGAGCCGGCTGGCCAAACCCACTCACTGCTGGAGCCTGACTCGTGGAAGTGAGGCTAAAGCTACCAGGAAAGGCACCAAAATTTGCAGGTGCTGATGGTTGAGGTGGCTGTATTGGTTGAAAACTAAATGACGCTGGTCGAAATAACTCACTGCTTGAAGCTGTACTTGTAAATAAGGAGTTTGCTGGAGATGAAGCTTTATTCGGTGACATAACACCAAATGGATTAGGTTTTGTAGAAACTGGAGTAGCAGCAGATCCAATACCAAACCCAGCCAAGTTACCCAGTGCATTCTCCTTCATCTGATTATTCTCAGGAGCTTCCTCTTCCATGTCATCCTCATGGGTGACAACATCTGAACAACCACTCTTCACTGATGGTGGAATGGAAGAACCAGAAAATGGCTGTCCAGGTATAGGTATCAAACCAACATTTGAGACTTGACTTGATTCCGCACGAGGATGGACCTGACTTGCAGATTTCAAACTGGGCGACTGTTCATTTGATTGTACCAAAGGTCCAGCTTGTGATTTAGGCACACTGAACAATACCACAGGCTGTGAAGCTGGATCTTGTGGTGTATCTATCTTTGTACTTAGATTCGCAAGTGAAGCTGGTTTATCGGAATTTGTATCAGCCTTTTTATCAAGTATGGCAACCAAAGGTCGAGACAGGATTGTTGGGGACTCAGACCTTGTACTATCTGAAGAAGGTGTAATGGGTAAGGTATCCAATTTTTGAGTGCTTTGAAGAGATGACGACTGCGTCAGAGAAGCTACTGATGATTGAGAGATCTTTTGATTGGAACCTATACTGGCTTTAGAAACGGATTCGAATGATGTCCACGGGGATGATATTGGTGACAACATTGGCTCTTGTGAAGAAGATAAAGATGCTGACGGCATGATTTTTACATGCGAAGAGGAACTATGTGTTGATTCTTGGGCAGATAATGAAATCTCACTACCTTGGCTTTTATTCACAACTTCTGAGTGTATAAACTTAGCAGACAGAGTGAAGGCAGAATTAGCCGCAGCAGCAGCAGTTGGTAAAGAATAGTTAAGATTACTGTTAGATTCAAACTGTGCACTTCCACTAGTCACCGGTGCATTTTTCCAATCTCTGACAGGTTTGGTGATTCCAGGTTTACCATCAGCATTTGAAGTATCAATTGTAAAGTTGGGTTTGGTGATTCCAGGTTTACCATCAGCATTTGAAGTATCAATTGTGAACTTGGGTTTGGTGATTCCAGGTTTACCATCAGCATTTGAAGTATCAATTGTAAACTTGATTGGGGCCAATGTCTGTGCAGGAGGACCTGACGAATTTGGTTGCTGCATTCTGTTCCCTGATTGCTGAATAGCCCCTGGTCCACCTGTTTGCACAATATCTTTAAGTGGTATTGTGCTTCTGCCTGATCTTGTCGTAGCAAGATTGTGAGTATCTACTAAACCATATTGGCTAGTAACTCCGGTCAACTGTGACTCATGCTGCAGTGAAGATACTGGAGAAATCATTGGTGGCGTTTCAGCTGCATGTCTTGGAAGTACATCTGCCCATtggaaaaaagaatttttagtgGACTGGTTTGCTGGTATATCGTGAAGACCTACATATATTTTAGcaaaatacattatattcatTTACTGAACACATTTAGCATATTTATTAGTTTAGGTTGGGAACCTTGGCTTCTAACTTGCTCTGGAGAGATGGAAGAGGCACTGAAGATATTTGATTGAGCAGTCGCTGATCTCTCGCGCATCCTAGACTGGTGATGTTTCTTATCCAGTGACAAAGATGACTTATTTGAAGTTTCCTTCGGGCGATCTTCTTGAAGAACAATCCTTTTCACAGTTGTTTTGGGAGTTTCAAAGCTTGCCCAATTCTGCCAAAAGGTCAAAAAAGATACCGCAAGTTAAGCttaaaacaaaatgaatgaTACTACCACTTGATTATCTAGCCATGAAAATGCTAAATACCAAGTATAGTTCTGATGGTACCAATTTAAGGAATGCGACAAGGGAAACTTTAGCTCAAGGAATAATGAAGCTCCACGTCTTTGAAAATAGGACAACAATATTATTTTCCAATTGGAacaataatttgaatagatGCTTAAGTTTGTCCTCTTAATTACACGTTCCAAGTACATACTCCACACGAATCTGCATAATTTACTCAATGGATTAACAGTCAGCAAAACAAAACTATTTTTACTTTCATGTCTTACTATGTAATCTAGTATTCAGATTGCCCGGCTACTTTTGTCTTTCTTTTGCTTTGCATATTGTAAGTGCATATACCATTGTACTCGCTAATTGCTGAAAGATGTCACTGACAGAACCTACTTTAAACCAATTACTCTTAGATTATCATCCCAAGTTTAAGATAATTATGTGTAGTACCAAAGCCCAAAATGTTctgtttttcttttagttttaaaatatgcaTTCCTTAATCCTTATGTCACAAATTTATGTGACACACTTTCCTTTCTAATTGGTCCCAAAAGGAATGACATATTTCCTCACTTGACAGATGTTTGATGACACTTGTCAACATTTTACCCATGTTGGGTCCCACTTATTGGCAAAATGTCCACAAAGGTGTActcttttattaataattcatttatttgaCGGGTAGTTTTGAAACATATCAAAGTCTTCCCATATTTCTTAAATTCTGTGCCCAGTCAAGCCAAATCTGACTTATGATAAGTCTGCATGTTTCATTAAACAGGCCACAACTACCTTGTTACATGTCAGACACGTCTTATCCTATGCAGTTGACATCCTCCAACTGTTGAgctaatttgaaattcaaaatacaaGTCTAACTAATCATGTAGATAATACCACAAATGGCTGGAAATCAAGGAACTGCCGTACTACCATGGCATGTGCACGGCACACGCAGGCAACCTTCAAATCTGGCACCAAATGCACACTCTCGCTCCCAGCTTCGCGTCTTTGCCCACATGTCTGCCTTGTGCATAGGTTCTCCAGTTGTTATGGGTTAACTTTTCCTCGTTTGACTCCACACAGCAGTCACGCACCTACGACTTAGCCCTCTTCTTTTTCCATAAGTTTGGTTCAACACTCAGATTATTTATGGCATATGAAATCACAACATAAGGCACATACAAGAATCGCTTCCCAACTTTGTATTTTAACTTGTGCCAAAAAGAAGCACACAGAACTCAGCCTTTCAAAGCTCAGCCAACAAAGCTAAATCTGGCCTGTAACATCAAATAGGCCATAACCGCTTGTCACACGCCAGGCACATGTCTTGTCATCTATGCAGTTGGGGGTAACCCAACTGCTTCATGATATAAGTCTTACTAATCCTGTAGCATCAACATCtggaaattaaaaaaactatccAATATCCGAAGCATGTGCACGTGTGCAGGTTCTGCATCGCACAACTTGTAATTGGTACCCAATCCCCTTACTCGCCTGCCTTGCCCAGGTCATAGTCCACACGACGTTGTATACTCCGGCTGAATCTGTCTGATAGGCTAAAGATACACCCCACCTTCCATGTCAGTTTTCTGAAGTCATTTCATGAAGATGCTAGGGATCCCAGCAAGGTTGGCATCCAGACGTGCCCCTCCTGTTGTGCAGTAGCAATCTGAGGGAGAGATTGAGAAGATGTTGGATCACCAGACATTGGGTCATAGCAAGAAGAATCGGCGGATAGAACCTCTGGTTCAATGGAAGGGCAAACCAGTGTGTGATGGTCCAGGTCATAGTCCACAAACTTGTCTCAGCCACGACCATAGCCTTGCCTAGAGCAGCCCTTGTCATGCCTTATTCACACCACCGTCAAGGTCTTGTCATGACCTGCCGGCAGTCTTGCCTTAAGTAAAGTTGATCTTAACCGAAGTCATTTGGTCATGACTAGGTTCATCATGTAAATCCCTAGCCATCAAAACCTCCCCCACTAAATGAGCTCGTCGTCCTTGACAAGGCAGAATCTATGTACGCCTTGACTTCATCTTCAAACTGCCACAATTATGGTCCTCTCTCCCAACTAAAATCACACCGGTTTGCCCACCAGAAATTCATTCTATGCACTGATTCTTCTTGCTAGTGGTCATCCAAGATCTTCTCAATCTCTTCCTCATAGTGCTTCCGCACAACAGGAAGGGCACATCTGGATGCCGAACTTGCTGGATCCCCAGCATCTTCATGAAATGACTTCAGAAAACTCACATGGAAGGTGGGGTATATCTTCCGCCTATCCGAAAGGTTCAACCGGAGTCATACGTGCATGACTTCTTTGTGGCGTTGAACCACCATAAGTTGACCCCATAACAACTGGAGAACCTGCGCACAATGCAGGCACATGGGGAAGGCATGAAGCTGGGTGCCAGAGTAGACATTTTGGCACCAGATGTGAAGGTCGCCTGCGTGTGCCACGCACATGCATCGACAGTAGGGAAGTTCCGAGATTTTCAGCCGTTTCTGGCATTGTCAGCAAGATAAGTACACttgtattttgaattcaaattggCCTCGCAGTTCAGGGATGTCAACTGCAAAGGATAAGACATGTGACTAAGGTGTTGTGGCCTATATAATGGCACCAACCTGAGTAGCGCACCAAAGAAATACGAAAGCTGACCCATTTTCTTCCCAAATACCATTCAGCATAATGAAATCAAGGAACTTTCAGTATAATCATAAACCTTTCCAAGATCTAGCTTGCCAATACTCTTCGTACACTCTGCTTCTTTCTCGAATCTACCACTTTGTTTGCCACCAAAGTTGCATCCAAGATCTCCTACCTTCCACAAAAGCATTTTGTGAAGATGAAACAAACTTATTCAAGACCTTCTTGAGTCTAATATAAAGCACTGTTAGAAACTAATAGGTCTATTATTCCCGATGCACGTAGCTCCCTCCCGTTTAGGGGTAATGCCGATGAATAAAACACTTAAGCTCCTCTAAAATTCCCCTCTTTCCTGGAACTCATTGATGGTCTGAATAATATCGCTATTAGCTGTACTCCAACAATTTTGGAAGAAAGCCAAAGTAAATCCGTCAGAGCCCGGGACCTTGTCTAATACTACACAACTATACAACACAACTGTGTTAAAATTCACTCCCTCATGTGCACAATAAGTGGAGTAATGAAAGCTTTAAAGTAGTCAGATCAGCTATAAATAACAGCAAcaaatatgatgttttatgCAATAAAGCAGTGGCCCACCTAAAGGTGTTCCAGGTGTCAAGTTGGAGAAATTTTATCAGCATCTCAAGAGAAGGTCGGAATATTACCCGATCAAGTGAGTCACGGCGTCTCCTAGCTGTCTCTGGCTCAAGGCTCTTCACAGGACTTGGCTTCTTTCTCCTGGATCGTTCTTTAACAGCAAGAAAGACTGATAGTTCCTTGTTAAAAGGTGTATTTTCAGCCTTTTCCCTAGCTGGAGACTTGTGAGAAGCACCATCATAGGGTAAACCAATTGTTTCAAACAATTCCTTCCTAATATTCTGACCTTTTGCAGGAGAATCTATGCTCAAATCAGTCATTAGTTTCGAGAGACTTTCAGAAAGTTGCTCTGCTACTACTAGCTGTGTAGTCATTGTATTACGTAAATTGTGCAAGGACTGAAAATTCCTGAAATGCAAATAGCTCCAACATTCACCCAAACTTTAATCAATAAAGATGAGAAAAACAAGGTTCTGGTACAGAGGGAATGCAGGTTGGAGAAGCGAATTTGTTCTTCTCACGAAAAGAAAGTTTAAGCAGTACATGCAATCATATTGAAGTGTTTGTAAAAAGTAGACAATCATAACTAAGATAGACCTAATTGTGTAGCCAAAGAGAACAGGAGAACACCAATACCTGGGTTGTCCAGGCCTGCTCTGGAAAcctcttttatttgtttgtatccTGTCAGTGTCGCCAAACTTATTCAACTCGAGAGTGTTGAAATGTCTCTCCAATTCAATCAGCTGGCTGGTCAAGCTCTACGTAAAGTAGAAAATCAGAAGTGATGAGGAAAACATTAGGAAGGGAAGGAACAAAAGCATTGACATTGATCATTCTGATGGTACCTTATTAACTTCGTTTACATGTTGCCTCTTTAACTCCAGCTCAGAACATAGTTTCTGGCGATTCCAGAGATTCCAATACCGTTCATCAGTAGCTTGCTTAAATATTTCTTCCATGTATACTTTCCTTGCCAAAActggaaataaaaaataaaaataattatttttaaaaaagagaggATACATAATATATCATAATGATGACATCATTGTCATCAACAATAATAACTACGCCTCAGACCCAAATAAGTTGGGATTGACGATATGAATCTCCACTTTTTGTCATTTCGTATCAACATCATACtaagtaaaataaaagttaaaaataagttttatatatcattttgttaCTAGTAAGTGGCCAGAAGCAGGCCGCTGTCCCTCAACATGTCTGCTTCTAGCCGAGGgaaattcaatattttctcCGTCTTACTTGTCTTTTTAGAAtgttatatattcaaaaattacgaaaaaatttctataaatcacaataattaacaacttaaaacaTTTAAGAGACATAAAAAAGTCGGTTGACTCGAAATTTTATCAAtgccacataaattgggacagagAGAGTGACATATATTATCTGAAAATGatgtaaaaagtactataatcacaataattaacaacttaaaaatagttaaaaccATAGACAATATGGTTGACTCTCCATATTCCATccatgtcacataaattgatgAATTGGGACATACGGAGTAACATATATATGAGCTTGGGCTGGCAACgtagttaaaataataatgatattaattcTCTAACAAGTCTTATACCAATACTCAACTAATAGCTATCATTAATATGGTTATTAAATTGAACAGGCAATTAACCTAATGTCTTAGATCACAAGCagtattttttcaaataaatgcAGTGATTGTGCTATTGTTATATGGTTTTTAAGCTCCAAAAGCCCAAAGAGAGGCAACTAGAGACAGAAACAGAAGAGAGACAAAGCAGGGTGAGCAAAGAATAATGGCTGCCTCAGAACATATCCCTTGTACTTCCAGATGTACATTCCGAAGCTGCATCTTGAACATATCTGTTGGCTGATTTGACATTGGCAAAGACCAGTGAGAAATAAGAGAAATTCAAAGAGGATAGCACTAAGAATAATTAGGACGTTGTTGGTAAGAGCCTATTCCTTGTAAATATGGGAAATGTTCCGAACGCAAATGATTGTGTAATTAGGAAtaggaattatttttttttctttttcatgatTACTAATAAACACAACTtaatcccaacatacttgaggGAATAATCAAGAAATTATATTCCTGAATTCTCTCCTATTTTCACGGAGTCTAAGATATTTTTTCACATGTGAGACAAATATATGCCAAGTACAAAAATTATCGTATTAAATAAGATTGGTGACAGACTAAATAGTTTCCAAAATCCACTTTAGTGGTTAAGAacctagtggtcaatgaagtggttgagaaATACTGAGGTGTCACGTTCAAAACTTAGTGGAGACAAAAAAATACTAAGTGATTCTTCCCTGCTGTCTTAGCCTTGGTGGACAGAGTTACTTGGTACCCATTCTAGTGTAGGTAGCACGTATCTCGTGGAATTAATCGAGGTGTGCGAAAGTTGGCTTGGACACCACGATGATCAAAAGAAGTCTAGATTGACCCAACTCATCTTTACCCAATAAACTTTCAACAGGTTTGAGTCATAATCATCTTTACCCAATAAACTTTCAACAAGTTTGAGTCATAATTTTATCAACTCTCTTCATTTTTACTTGCCTGCATTAGACACCCCTCTAAGGGTATCCCAACCCATAACACCAAATTTTACACTAAAATAGAGTCAACTCCAATCCACTACATTAAATTTCACtaaatagaatatttttttatatttctctctctcaatattatattattattttttattttttatttcataaaaaaaaatattttcacattttcacCCAATATAATTCACATTCTTTTCTAACACAAtcgttttatataaaattatttgatattacaagtgttttaaaataatataattagatAGCAAATGTTACACATTATACATATTAATGGATAATATGaataaaagtgaaatcattgatgaaatacaattaactaaatattaaatgattataaaatttattttgttttctacaTAAATATTCAACATCAAAAAGATTAGTATGTTGCTCTGATAATTGCTCTATTAATGCACTACGAAGTTCAAAATGAGCATCTTTGCCTTTAGTTTTTTGTGCcgagttaaaaataatttaaatcgaTCATTGTTATCTACTGTCATTTCTACCGTTGGAGTTGGACTTTCCCAAGCATCTTGAATTGGTGCATTAAAATGATATTCATCCACAATTATTATGTTATGGAATATAATATACTAAATTTaagatttgaaataaatattataaagagaACCCTAAACCCGCCTACGTGGCACCACAACAAATCAGGATTccctttcaatttattttattttcaaaactagccttcttttatgaataattttgacttttatgaagagttgaaCGTTTTACGAAAAGTTGtgccttttatgaaatgttgtaaCCTTTCgaagggttgtaactttttcaaagagttatAACCTTTCcgaaaagttgtgaattttatgaaaagttatgacttttatgaagagttatgacttttatgaacaattgtgacttttatgaaaggttttgACCTTTACGAAGGGTTGTAACTTTACCAAAGAGTTGTAACCTTTATGGTAAGACACAATAATCATTTGTTCATACTACTCTTTGTTCTCTATAAATAGTGAACTTTCCTCTCCTACCTTTTAAGTTTTACTTAGGTGGTAATTTTTAGTCAATagacctttaaatttttatatttgaacttttatataattttaactttaattttgtcATGATCATTTGTAGGCTGCAAATTTTGTTTGATAGTAACTTATGATTTGAGAATTATGAAAATCATAATTGGAGATTCTTGAATGCAAAACAAGATAAAGAATAAGGACATGCAAAGCGACAAAAATCATTGTACGTGAGGCAAGTCCTGAAGGAATCAAAATTGTTAGCATTCCGAAATCATGTGAGTAATCATATAGTTCTACACTTTCCATTTTTCTTACACTGCGACtacaattaatttgatttgtatGAGCAAGTGTAGTATTTTGTCTTGATTTCTTCACTCCTTATATTGATTTGAACTGATGGTGTATCGAAAACAACCTTCCTATCCTCCAAGATAGGAGTAGGCTCTGTATCCACACTATTCAACTCATACCTCACATGTGAGATTACAATGAAATAATCATTTGTATGtggaatgttttaaattttagtaattCAAAATCTATTTATTAGAAAACAACTATTGTGAATAAGATTAATCTGGACTAGCATATGATGGTTCACGTTTTTTACTTCTAGATTATTTTAGTGGAGCAAACGGAGACAGTGTGTTATTTGTATCACAAATAATGTGTATAAAATCACTCTGCTTTAATCTAATTATTTAGTGTTACATTCATTGCTATAAATTAAGTTGATATAACATATTTTGGTATAGTCATAATTTAAAGGAGAGGGTTGTCTAGTTAGAAGATTGATTGATATCAACGATAAGATGGACAATTACACTGTGTAAATTATATATGTTCAAATCCATCTTAAGATTTATAGTCAAATAAAATTCTTGGTAGTATTTAACAAAAATGTAATCTTGTGGAATGTATACAAGTtcctatttttcaatttttataacaTCATTCGAAAGAAAGCATTTGACCTTGGATTTTTAAGCATTACCCAtgaatcatatttatttaattatctaaaaattGACCTTACATATTTTAGGTCCTTCAGATGTTAAAATAACCTTAGGTATAGGTACCAGGGTCTTTTTGTAGTGTGCTTAAAAATAGTATTGGATAGAGTGTATAACTAATGTTGACATTAGTTACGGTAAGATTTTTATTATCTATTGCTATCTTATTTTCCAAGCCATTGCTCAATCATCCTTTTCCTGATTGATTGGAAGTAGCAAGGAAAGACATCGAAAAACTTTTTTGGTTCAATATGCAACTAAGCAAAGAGAAAGAGTAGTAAAGGAAACACGAGTAGTTTTCTCGTGTCAAAAGGAATCAAGGAAGAAATTCTTTTAAGATAGCAGTTACACTAGCAGAAGTTCATCATGACACATATGTATGACATTATCTTTGTTAAGATTGGTAGTTTGGTATATTAAgggtgattttatttttaaacatcttATCCATAAATTAACGGTCATTATATTGTTGATACCATAGTTTTTccatatatttgataatacttgAGAGGAAATTTAATTTTCTACATATTATTTATGCACCCTATAATATTGCATATGTTGTATACATGTACTAGATTTTCTTATTACATCTTAGCAAATGACTCCCAAGTGTCTTCTAATTTGTGGTCTACTACAGTATTcaagaaatgatttttaagGAGTTGGTAAAACTTAGTTCATTTAGTTTTTCCATAAAGAGAGATATTTTGAGTACATCAAATATTCATTGCCGGATGATGTCGAACTCATGGTTGCCCTAAGCTTAGAAACTATAAATCTGCTATCGATTGATCTAGATTCATTCCTGATAGGCTGATAGTTTTTGCTTTTAATACTATGTGAAAACAAGACACATACTTTCCCTTTATTTAATACATCTCTTTTGTATCGTGATGGTTCTCTTATTAAATAGAAGGGGACCTATAAATTCAGAAAGGTCATAAAATTTTACAACAAATATATTTGATGAACTTATTAGATACGATCATACTGAAATTTCTTTATAAGCATTACAGCATTGAAAAAATACAGTACATTTTGCTTATTACATATTAACataagggagaaaagaaaagaaaaattttccaAACTCCCCTTAAGAGTTTACTGAAGTTCTTTCATATCTTTTAGTATTGTAGCTATTCAACCATATGTTATGCTATTTTATTGTGATCCACCATAAATACTTGAAGTTAAATATGGGAGTTGGTTGAATCGAAAGATTGTGTATGTC harbors:
- the LOC101268441 gene encoding nuclear pore complex protein NUP214 isoform X1 gives rise to the protein MSASIQLEEEIEGDQIGSKNYRFSRIGTPVPIKSGEDSSFDIENECPPLQPLVVSERFRLLFVAHSNGFCVARTKEVMTSAEEIKEKGTGPSIQELSVVDVAIGKVSILALSGDESLLAACVGNKIHFYPVSALLYKDQTPAFSHSLNDSSIIKDMQWAKKAEKVYVVLATDGKLYSGVGQSPIKQVMDDCDAFGWSPDGEFIAITRKNLVSILSSKFEEKFSILLSFKSLLDDLNAKYVIKVDVVRWIRPDCIIIGCLQVNDDNEEEESYAVQVITSENGRITNPLAKPVVRSFRDVFLDFRYDAVPSCSGPHLFSSYLDQHQLAFVANRKNLDQHILLFGWSVGDTKNEAAIIEILNDNWSPKIEAHDIGDDILILGLAIDKVSQNGEIKLLLGEEEKEVSPCCLLLCLTNDGRLSIFHFASATAASVSPQSTDFEEKNNSYKVASSQDLVVESSSARKQINQVDSALQPHEIDRGHKVLATSAQSSVAEKFSSEEAIKTTNQNQGANLMLSASKTFVSVDAGGVNNFRTQETEKVARVKPGSVSFSGSSVGNFSIRSIGPSAGTGGVMELPVKIMSTGFSTASSQSSKLHISSKSDETLASTPFSGVPRRNFGSPDKNSSSTNEKAGTSVSISSYKQKAMMGAGSIGSSPAFPGSMLQSQKGFLSEPSKLHFTRETSEGTPLKQFHDVEEMARKLDDLLKGIEGEGGFRDASIRAQSSSVLALEEGIESVSEKCRIWRAVMDKQLGEVQLLLDKTVQVLARKVYMEEIFKQATDERYWNLWNRQKLCSELELKRQHVNEVNKSLTSQLIELERHFNTLELNKFGDTDRIQTNKRGFQSRPGQPSYLHFRNFQSLHNLRNTMTTQLVVAEQLSESLSKLMTDLSIDSPAKGQNIRKELFETIGLPYDGASHKSPAREKAENTPFNKELSVFLAVKERSRRKKPSPVKSLEPETARRRRDSLDRNWASFETPKTTVKRIVLQEDRPKETSNKSSLSLDKKHHQSRMRERSATAQSNIFSASSISPEQVRSQDVLPRHAAETPPMISPVSSLQHESQLTGVTSQYGLVDTHNLATTRSGRSTIPLKDIVQTGGPGAIQQSGNRMQQPNSSGPPAQTLAPIKFTIDTSNADGKPGITKPKFTIDTSNADGKPGITKPNFTIDTSNADGKPGITKPVRDWKNAPVTSGSAQFESNSNLNYSLPTAAAAANSAFTLSAKFIHSEVVNKSQGSEISLSAQESTHSSSSHVKIMPSASLSSSQEPMLSPISSPWTSFESVSKASIGSNQKISQSSVASLTQSSSLQSTQKLDTLPITPSSDSTRSESPTILSRPLVAILDKKADTNSDKPASLANLSTKIDTPQDPASQPVVLFSVPKSQAGPLVQSNEQSPSLKSASQVHPRAESSQVSNVGLIPIPGQPFSGSSIPPSVKSGCSDVVTHEDDMEEEAPENNQMKENALGNLAGFGIGSAATPVSTKPNPFGVMSPNKASSPANSLFTSTASSSELFRPASFSFQPIQPPQPSAPANFGAFPGSFSLTSTSQAPAVSGFGQPAQVGQGQHALGSVLGTFGQSRQLGAGIPGTGVGSASSFGGGFMSNSSAGGFGGGFSNLSSGGVGFGASAAPSGGFAAAATGAGGFAAAATSAGGFGAAAAAGGGFAAPTGGGSGFSGGGFGAFSSQQSGGSGFPAFGGSSATARPPSQLFTQMRK